From a region of the Dermatophagoides farinae isolate YC_2012a chromosome 3, ASM2471394v1, whole genome shotgun sequence genome:
- the LOC124495151 gene encoding uncharacterized protein LOC124495151 has translation MMMQTTQATGIQNTNNDNSSNNNGTNGNINNGNAMSTDFNIAAIENNTTTAVIMETSAANINNNDIVDIAATNTIHTLNHHPQQQQQQHHTPPPNHHHHHNTHPHHHQHHHHHHHHQHHRHQQQQQQQQLTNQNNNMTIIDSNTNNNNTTTTTTTTDNIISHVIISSGGINNDHHQPQSNQNQNVNNNPNNTIAINSNTSVVVVANPNISSPSSLLPTTIVTNESSLTTKTTTTLPLTATTVITTNPNNNNQQQQQQPIQQPPTTAMVTNTEDTEMRHRFKVVKLVSSQPYTRGRWTCFDYNDENQNTINISKHVPANKITPNEQLEQSVLLQDQNCQTGTVSGGQMNPDQSEVAIDNKIEQAMDLVKSHLMFAVREEVDVLKERIKELESDIQILKAHATPETLALLSNNRSSAVTANAAVVAAVATAAAAAAVSTTTNNVNVNPIAVVAINNNNNNNALTNNNNHNPAIMSNVNVNSD, from the coding sequence atgatgatgcaaaCAACCCAAGCAACAGGCATTCAAAATACCAACAACGATAATagtagcaacaacaacggtaCAAATGGCAATATTAATAACGGTAATGCCATGTCAACCGATTTTAATATTGCCGCAATAGAAAATAATACTACTACCGCCGTTATTATGGAAACTTCTGCCGcaaatatcaataataatgatattgttgatatAGCTGCTACAAATACCATTCATACtcttaatcatcatcctcaacaacaacaacagcagcatcATACTCCTCCgcctaatcatcatcatcatcataatacgCATccacaccaccaccaacatcatcatcatcatcatcatcatcagcatcatcgccatcaacaacaacaacaacaacaacaacttacaaatcaaaataataatatgactATCATCGATAGtaatacaaacaacaacaacaccaccacaacaacaacaacaacagacaaCATTATTAGCCATGTCATTATTAGTAGTGGTGgtataaataatgatcatcatcaaccacaatcaaatcaaaatcaaaatgtgaataataatcctAATAATACAATAGCGATCAATTCGAATACATCGGTTGTGGTAGTTGCCAATCCTaatatatcatcaccatcatcattattaccaaCGACGATAGTGACAAACGAATCATCGTtaacaaccaaaacaacaacaacattaccGCTGACAGCAACAACTGTAATAACGACCaatccaaataataataatcaacaacaacaacaacaaccaatccAACAGCCACCGACGACGGCGATGGTAACAAATACTGAAGATACTGAAATGAGACATCGTTTTAAAGTTGTAAAATTAGTTTCATCACAACCATATACACGTGGAAGATGGActtgttttgattataatgacgaaaatcaaaatacaaTCAATATATCGAAACATGTACCGGCTAATAAAATTACACCGAATGAACAATTGGAACAATCGGTATTATTACAAGATCAAAATTGTCAAACAGGCACAGTATCTGGTGGCCAAATGAATCCCGATCAATCTGAAGTAGcaatcgataataaaattgaacaagCAATGGATCTGGTCAAATCGCATTTAATGTTTGCTGTACGTGAAGAAGTTGATGTGCTTAAAGAACGTATTAAAGAATTGGAATCCGATATACAGATATTGAAAGCCCATGCCACTCCGGAAACATTAGCATTATTAAGTAATAATCGTTCAAGTGCTGTTACCGCAAATGCTGCCGTTGTTGCGGCTGTAGCTACAgcggctgctgctgccgctgtatcaacgacaacgaacAATGTCAATGTCAATCCTATTGCTGTCGTTgctattaataataataataataataatgctttaactaataataacaatcataATCCAGCTATTATGTCGAATGTTAATGTAAATTctgattga
- the LOC124495131 gene encoding uncharacterized protein LOC124495131: MMVVNSFVKVKIFIFISIMNTAMGQLRRNSYQTIQQPNQNLFSSSTLSIVPTSVFGRNFFQPQSLNSNPSTTTTNVFNDRATILYRPQTSVILNDGQVKQGECPKTRPAGNGYYTFKQYEGIWYKRYRSRVRSGEPFFKCAWIDYIDQGDNHIFIMDNLQNNRTGDWFRQNATTEVWPNDPTTWTSTLSNGVRFDTHLIYYDGNLGVAVIYSCSPTSDNGHQGIGNIYTRSPTTPLSKSYVDFLFDIFYQNGIYDTLPLHYVDQDNCMGENLPKPRFSMI; encoded by the exons atgatggtggtgaattcatttgttaaagtgaaaattttcatattcatttccATAATGAATACAGCGATGGGACAATTAAGGAGAAATTCCTATCAAACCATTCAACAACCGAATCAAAATctattttcatcttcaacatTGTCAATTGTACCAACATCTGTATTTGGAAGGAACTTTTTCCAGccacaatcattgaattcaaatccaTCAACTACAACTACAAATGTATTCAATGACCGTGCAACGATTCTGTATAGGCCACAAACATCAGTTATTTTAAATGATGGCCAAGTGAAACAAGGAGAATGTCCTAAAACAAGACCAGCTGGAAATGGATATTATACATTCAAACAG TATGAAGGCATTTGGTACAAACGATATAGAAGCCGTGTACGATCAGGCGAaccatttttcaaatgtgcATGGATCGATTACATTGATCAAGGCGATAACCACATATTCATTATGGATAATCTACAAAATAATCG AACGGGTGATTGGTTTCGACAGAATGCCACTACAGAGGTATGGCCAAATGATCCAACAACGTGGACTAGTACATTATCAA ATGGCGTCCGTTTCGACACGCATCTAATCTATTACGATGGCAACTTAGGTGTGGCCGTAATCTATAGCTGTTCACCAACATCGGATAATGGTCACcaag GTATTGGCAATATTTACACACGATCACCGACAACACCTTTATCAAAATCTTATGTTGATTTTCTGTTTGACATTTTCTATCAAAATGGAATATATGATACATTACCATTACATTATGTTGATCAGGATAATTGTATGGGTGAAAATTTGCCCAAACCAAGATTCAGTATGatttaa
- the LOC124495145 gene encoding uncharacterized protein LOC124495145: MESKSPVRKLMKTRSSTTHSSPNINVKTESKILKSTNNIATSASSNDVANIVIQTKSNPQVSYRVVNLNQSNSTLLQTTTSSTGNNGPQILVMMPNNNTNNDNNQNTFVKKSESFTAPKNVADQKRRMTHREIERRRRDKINDWIYALSKEVPDCATDRTKQGQSKGGILAKTVKYIQDLRAENVSLRSDVERLKRRITDIEEDRIHYKDEAIV; encoded by the exons ATGGAATCTAAAAG TCCGGTAcgtaaattgatgaaaacacgatcatcaacaacacacTCATCGCCCAATATTAATg TAAAAACCGAATCAAAAATACtgaaatcaacaaacaatataGCCACGTCTGCATCATCAAACG atgTGGCCAATATAGTGATACAGACCAAATCTAATCCACAAGTTTCATATAGAGTTGTCAATCTCAATCAATCCAATT CAACATTGTTACAAACTACAACATCATCTACGGGTAACAATGGTCCACAAATATTAGTAATGATgcccaataataatacaaataatgataataatcagaatACGTTCGTTAAGAAAA GTGAATCATTTACAGCCCCAAAAAATGTAGCGGATCAAAAACGACGAATGACACATCGTGAAATTGAACGTAGACGTCGtgataaaattaatgattggATTTATGCATTATCAAAAGAGGTACCGGATTGTGCAACCGATCGTACAAAACAAGGCCAATCAAAAGGTGGAATATTGGCTAAAACGGTTAAATATATCCAGGATTTAAGAGCGGAAAATGTTTCACTACG TTCGGACGTTGAAAGATTAAAAAGACGTATAACTGATATTGAAGAGGATAGAATTCATTATAAAGACGAAGCTATCGTTTGA
- the LOC124494850 gene encoding uncharacterized protein NKAPD1 → MTSKYVSEAGKTLLRNTIQSTDFQNRKKEEDLMWKLRNVSRKRKLNDDDDEKFGNEQNYDHNNQHQCCSSKKPQNNWLKKLMNAESKQPERWGHDGYKELYPEEFSSDNNDESNNDNYSNKKKRRKKSKKKKPKIVESKTSKKKKKSRKKKKKKMKQ, encoded by the exons ATGACATCAAAATACGTTTCTGAAGCGGGTAAAACACTACTTAGAAATACTATTCAATCAACCGATTTTCAAAACAGA aaaaaagaagaagatcTCATGTGGAAATTGCGTAATGTATcgcgaaaacgaaaattaaatgatgatgatgatgaaaaatttgggaatgaacaaaattatgaccataataatcaacatcaatgtTGTTCGAGCAAAAAACCGCAAAATAATTGgctgaaaaaattgatgaatgcCGAGTCCAAACAGCCAGAACGATGGGGACACGATGGCTATAAAGAATTATATCCAGAAGAATTTTCAtccgataataatgatgaatcgaataatgataattacagcaataagaaaaaacgtcgaaaaaaatcgaaaaagaaaaaaccgaaaattGTTGAATCGAAAACCagtaagaagaaaaagaaatcgcgaaagaagaaaaagaaaaagatgaaacaatga
- the Pp2A-29B gene encoding protein phosphatase PP2A regulatory subunit A, with the protein MAEVSNEESLYPIAVLIDELRNEDVQVRLNSIRKLSTIALALGVERTRTELIPFLADTIYDEDEVLVALAEQFGQFTKLVGGPEFAHVLLAPLEGLAMVEETFVREKAIESLRIVANDHSSHDLEEYFVPLVKRLADGDWFTSRCSACGLFSVVYPRVSNQVKADLRGYFRILCDDDTPMVRRNAANKLGEFAVVLEPEYVKSEIIPLWSKFLNDDQDSVRLLAVEDSIAIAGLLTHEDIEMHMIQFLKQASEDKSWRVRYMVADRFTDIQNVVGPEITKSELVQAFQNLLKDPEAEVRAAAAQKVKDFCQNLPADSREQIIMTQILPCIKELVIDPNQHVKTALAGVIMGLSPIVGEQNTIEQLLPIFLSMLKDECPEVRLNVISKLDCVNEVIGVQQLSQSLLPAIVELAEDSKWRVRLAIIQYMPLLAGQLGVEFFEEKLNSLCMGWLVDQVFAIREAATLNLKKLVEKFGAEWAQKTVIPKILSMATDPNYLHRMTFLFSINVLASVCGPDIIIKSMLPTVLRLSTDSVPNVRFNVAKTLKLLGAELDRNVTQSQIKPCLEKLINDSDNDVRYYADEGLRSL; encoded by the exons ATGGCTGAAGTGAGCAATGAAGAAAGCCTCTATCCAATAGCcgtattgattgatgaactACGAAATGAAGATGTTCAGGTACGTCTtaattcgattcgaaaatTATCCACCATTGCATTAGCATTGGGTGTGGAACGTACCCGTACGGAATTGATTCCATTTTTGGCTGATACAATctatgatgaagatgaagttCTTGTTGCATTGGCCGAACAATTTGGTCAATTTACCAAATTGGTTGGTGGGCCCGAATTTGCTCATGTTCTTTTGGCACCGCTTGAAGGTCTTGCCATGGTGGAAGAGACGTTTGTCCGTGAAAAAGCTATCGAATCACTTAGAATTGTAGCCAATGATCATTCCTCGCATGATCTTGAAGAATATTTTGTTCCATTGGTAAAACGTTTGGCAGATGGTGATTGGTTCACTTCTCGTTGTAGTGCATGTGGCTTATTCAGCGTCGTTTATCCACGTGTTTCTAATCAGGTTAAAGCCGATCTTCGAGGATATTTTCGTATactttgtgatgatgatacgcCAATGGTACGCCGTAATGCTGCCAACAAATTGGGTGAATTTGCTGTCGTTTTGGAACCCGAATATGTCAAATCAGAAATCATACCATTGTGGTCAAAATTTCTAAACGATGATCAAGATTCTGTTCGTTTATTGGCGGTTGAAGATTCGATTGCCATTGCTGGTCTATTGACTCATGAAGATATCGAGATGCATATGATacaatttttgaaacaagCTTCCGAAGATAAATCATGGCGTGTTCGTTATATGGTTGCCGATAGATTCACTGACATACAAAATGTTGTTGGACCTGAAATTACAAAAAGTGAATTAGTTCAAgcatttcaaaatttattgaaagaTCCAGAAGCTGAAGTTCGTGCTGCCGCTGCACAAAAAGTCAAAGATTTTTGCCAGAATTTGCCTGCGGATTCTAGAGAACAAATTATCATGACACAGATATTACCATGTATTAAAGAATTGGTTATCGATCCTAATCAACATGTTAAAACAGCATTGGCCGGTGTCATCATGGGTCTATCACCGATAGTTGGTGAACAAAATACCATCGAACAATTGTTGCCGATTTTTCTATCCATGTTGAAAGATGAATGTCCCGAAGTTCGTTTGAATGTTATTTCTAAATTGGATTGTGTTAATGAAGTTATCGGTGTACAACAATTGAgtcaatcattattaccGGCTATTGTTGAATTGGCTGAAGATAGTAAATGGCGTGTTCGATTAGccatcattcaatatatgCCCCTATTAGCTGGACAACTTGGTGTGGAATTTTTCGAGGAAAAACTCAATTCCCTTTGTATGGGCTGGCTTGTGGATCAAGTTTTTGCTATTCGTGAGGCTGCAACATTAAATCTTAAAAAATTGGTGGAAAAATTCGGAGCCGAATGGGCACAAAAAACGGTCATACcaaaaatattatcaatggCAACCGATCCAAATTATCTTCATCGTATGACTTTTCTTTTCAGTATCAATGTTTTGGCTTCAGTCTGTGGACCTGATATTATAATT aAATCAATGTTACCAACGGTTTTACGTTTGAGTACTGATTCCGTGCCGAATGTTCGATTCAATGTGGccaaaacattgaaattattggGAGCCGAATTAGATAGAAA TGTGACTCAAAGTCAAATTAAACCttgtttggaaaaattaatcaacgATAGCGATAATGATGTTCGATATTATGCTGATGAAGGACTTCGTtcattataa